A single Acidobacteriota bacterium DNA region contains:
- a CDS encoding AAA family ATPase: protein MPSIQDDLLQRLADAGKDTEPFATYIAYACEGDEALAAAIDEGAETRHARESRGEPSPPVSRAYLKSISVRAFRGIGPERALKLNEGPGLTVVSGRNGSGKSSFAEAAELLFTNTCSRFTTPVASEGWRNRHEPNPPLIAAEVTVEGLGHVTFSRKWGHEATLASGETVVKLPDATVPIADTGWLGAATEYPPFLAYSQLGDMFDANSQLHDALVRGLGLDEYETVRTRVKNAVTDREKKHDDAKAVAKEAIAFASDVATHASDARLAEVIALLGARTWDTAAIDALVTYDDAADTDSTALKALATLTAPSADTAHVLADALRRADAESRRLAELSAGRSLQLAELLDAALAFTVSTRDNACPVCDTPGVIHDDWRARTTDVSTKLRADASDAKTAAEELKRARARALQFCAAPPRALADAAPAGIDTAGLLDAWRAFATPVADEAPETLALRIENGVRAIADRLAPVVAAARAELVRREDIWRPVANKVRDWLPLAVRAQASAEARKHLQKAAAWLRDEIVTIRAERFAPIEDRAREYWATLRMQSNVELCAVKVVGTRTRRAVELEVKVDGDGAKALSVMSQGELNSLALSLFLPRATMPDTPFGFVLIDDPVQALDPSKVEGLARVLGNVARTHQVIVFTHDDRLPEAVRRLAISATFVDITRKARSIVDIRRTHGPVQMLMDDAVAVTRTEQMPDAIKLRLVPNFCRSALEAACHEVVRARRLARGDRHADVEDALTSAIGLRKLMALALMDDADRGGEVESALTQGRSPAYKTTFRACLDGAHGDYTGELQALIDGTDALVKLLRGRGHMS from the coding sequence ATGCCTTCCATTCAGGATGACCTGCTGCAACGCCTTGCTGATGCCGGGAAGGACACGGAGCCGTTCGCGACGTACATCGCGTATGCCTGCGAAGGCGATGAGGCACTCGCGGCGGCGATCGACGAGGGGGCCGAGACGCGGCACGCGAGAGAGAGCCGCGGCGAACCGTCGCCGCCCGTGTCGCGCGCGTACCTGAAGTCGATCAGCGTCAGGGCGTTCAGGGGCATCGGGCCGGAGCGCGCGCTCAAGCTGAACGAGGGGCCCGGACTGACGGTGGTCAGCGGCCGCAACGGATCCGGCAAGAGCAGCTTTGCCGAAGCGGCAGAGCTGCTCTTCACCAACACCTGCTCCCGGTTCACGACGCCCGTCGCCAGCGAAGGGTGGCGCAACCGGCACGAACCCAACCCGCCGCTGATCGCCGCCGAGGTGACCGTCGAAGGCCTCGGGCACGTGACCTTCTCGCGCAAGTGGGGCCATGAAGCCACGCTGGCGAGTGGCGAGACGGTCGTGAAGCTGCCAGACGCCACGGTGCCCATCGCCGACACGGGTTGGCTCGGCGCCGCCACCGAGTACCCTCCGTTCCTCGCCTATTCGCAGCTCGGCGACATGTTCGACGCGAACTCGCAACTGCACGATGCGCTGGTTCGCGGGCTCGGCCTGGACGAGTACGAAACGGTGCGCACGCGCGTGAAGAACGCGGTAACGGATCGTGAGAAGAAGCACGACGACGCCAAGGCGGTCGCGAAGGAGGCGATCGCATTCGCGTCCGACGTGGCGACGCACGCAAGCGACGCGCGTCTCGCAGAGGTCATCGCGCTCCTCGGCGCACGCACGTGGGACACGGCCGCGATCGACGCGCTCGTGACGTACGACGACGCTGCCGACACGGACTCGACAGCCTTGAAGGCGCTGGCGACGCTTACCGCGCCGAGCGCCGACACGGCGCACGTCCTTGCCGACGCGCTGCGCCGCGCCGACGCCGAGAGCCGTCGCCTCGCCGAACTGAGCGCCGGCCGATCGCTGCAGCTCGCCGAGCTCCTCGATGCCGCACTCGCATTCACGGTCTCGACTCGGGACAACGCGTGTCCGGTGTGCGACACGCCCGGCGTGATCCACGACGACTGGCGCGCGCGTACAACCGACGTCTCGACGAAGCTGCGCGCCGACGCCTCCGACGCGAAGACTGCCGCGGAGGAATTGAAGCGGGCACGAGCCCGCGCGTTGCAGTTCTGTGCCGCGCCTCCACGCGCGCTTGCAGACGCCGCACCAGCGGGCATCGACACGGCGGGCCTGCTCGACGCATGGCGCGCGTTCGCGACACCCGTCGCCGACGAAGCCCCGGAGACGCTTGCGCTCCGCATCGAGAACGGCGTGCGTGCCATCGCCGATCGACTCGCACCTGTCGTCGCCGCCGCGCGGGCCGAGCTCGTGAGGCGCGAGGACATCTGGCGTCCCGTTGCGAACAAGGTGCGCGACTGGCTGCCTCTCGCCGTCAGGGCGCAGGCGTCCGCCGAAGCGCGCAAGCACCTGCAGAAGGCCGCCGCGTGGCTGCGCGACGAGATCGTCACGATCCGGGCCGAGCGCTTCGCGCCCATCGAAGACAGGGCGCGCGAGTACTGGGCCACGCTACGCATGCAGAGCAACGTCGAGCTGTGCGCCGTCAAGGTCGTCGGCACGCGCACGCGCCGCGCCGTCGAGCTCGAAGTGAAGGTCGACGGCGACGGCGCGAAGGCCCTGAGCGTGATGTCGCAGGGCGAGCTCAACAGCCTCGCGCTCAGCCTCTTCCTCCCACGCGCGACGATGCCGGATACGCCGTTCGGGTTCGTGCTGATCGACGATCCCGTGCAGGCCCTCGACCCGTCGAAAGTGGAGGGCCTCGCGCGCGTGCTCGGCAACGTGGCGCGCACGCATCAGGTGATTGTCTTCACGCACGATGACCGGCTGCCCGAAGCCGTGCGCCGTCTCGCCATCAGCGCCACGTTCGTCGACATCACCCGCAAGGCCCGCTCCATCGTCGATATCCGTCGCACGCACGGCCCCGTGCAGATGCTCATGGATGATGCGGTGGCCGTGACGCGGACCGAGCAGATGCCCGACGCGATCAAGCTGCGTCTCGTGCCGAACTTCTGCCGATCCGCACTCGAGGCGGCCTGCCACGAAGTGGTGCGGGCCAGACGACTCGCACGCGGCGATCGTCACGCCGACGTCGAGGACGCGCTCACGTCGGCCATCGGACTCCGCAAGCTGATGGCACTGGCGTTGATGGACGATGCCGATCGCGGCGGCGAAGTGGAGTCCGCGCTGACGCAGGGACGCAGCCCTGCGTACAAGACGACGTTCCGCGCGTGCCTCGATGGCGCGCACGGCGACTACACGGGCGAGTTGCAGGCACTGATCGACGGCACCGATGCCCTGGTGAAGCTGCTCCGGGGCCGAGGGCACATGTCGTGA